From Styela clava chromosome 6, kaStyClav1.hap1.2, whole genome shotgun sequence, one genomic window encodes:
- the LOC144424416 gene encoding uncharacterized protein LOC144424416 — MATSDEKLIRVPVLDVLPNKVGALKVFSHWDRMLTNYLTAVESNRSTEGVSRQINKCAIMGGYLSPDAFSFVEDVDVYDEAMVILRKHYQRKNQRRATQRGGAKRCAYNRANIRQRLLEYDELSLEKAIQIADSLERAEKFSHSYQQSLPHQAAVTSMDDKFSVNKEDQFSEFGSNSDQHVAAARRTYGTKVNRRRCYFCGQIHALNRLKFPARNAECFNCGLRGHFATVCRKAKKSVATVNDLHLTSIIAGIHTSLSRSTITAKIAENPLMALLDSGASQSYIKASVARSLGLTLYGPNTVIALVWFGVVENLCTDIILGQVILGKHQKVVFEFNGDLDSLYVGKEVCNLASAKVSEPLRIFRFVDDNCKPIAVRFRNYSSDDLKFIKDEIARLLREGIIERVPFGVTNEVAVFQRYMDSFIERENLEGTLAYLDNVTILGDDQPQHDKRLKAFMNAAERQGKALSSFNQLKADLLKACLWCIYEDEPFIIECDTSKFAIAAILSQKGRPVAFNSRTLGKSELRHPAVEKEAAAIVEAVRKWGYLLHGKRFKLITDQNALAYIFRKNHKSKIKNTKLQLWKLELSIFDYEIVHRPGVENVAPDALSRICASNACCTMSLREVHTQLGHPGVRRLLHFIRSKSLPFSVDDVKRECANCRQCAQIKPKATTFDPADVYCSSFSSMVF; from the exons ATGGCAACTTCCGACGAAAAACTTATTCGGGTGCCAGTGCTTGATGTCTTGCCGAATAAAGTTGGAGCTCTGAAAGTATTTTCCCATTGGGACAGAATGCTTACAAATTACTTAACAGCTGTGGAATCCAACAGATCCACGGAAGGTGTTTCAAGGCAAATCAACAAATGTGCTATCATGGGTGGATATTTATCACCTGACGCGTTTTCCTTTGTGGAAGATGTGGATGTGTATGATGAAGCTATGGTGATTTTGCGCAAACATTATCAAAGAAAGAA TCAGCGCCGAGCAACACAGAGAGGAGGCGCTAAGAGATGCGCTTATAACAGGGCTAATATTCGACAAAGATTGCTAGAATATGACGAATTATCACTGGAAAAAGCCATTCAAATTGCTGATTCTTTGGAACGAGCCGAGAAATTTTCGCATTCGTACCAGCAATCATTGCCTCATCAAGCAGCCGTTACTTCAATGGATGATAAATTTTCGGTAAACAAAGAAGACCAATTTTCTGAGTTTGGCTCTAATAGTGACCAACACGTAGCTGCTGCAAGAAGAACTTACGGAACAAAAGTTAACCGTAGAAGGTGTTATTTTTGCGGACAAATTCATGCTTTAAATCGACTGAAGTTCCCTGCTAGAAACGCAGAGTGTTTTAATTGTGGTCTTCGAGGACATTTTGCAACAGTTTGTCGTAAAGCGAAGAAATCGGTTGCTACCGTAAACGATTTGCACCTGACTTCAATTATAGCTGGTATTCATACTTCGTTGTCACGATCGACGATTACTGCTAAAATTGCGGAAAACCCTCTGATGGCTCTGCTAGACTCCGGTGCTTCACAGAGTTATATAAAGGCATCCGTGGCAAGAAGTCTTGGCCTCACCCTCTACGGTCCAAATACTGTAATTGCACTTGTTTGGTTTGGTGTTGTGGAAAATCTGTGTACGGACATCATACTGGGCCAAGTTATTTTAGGCAAACATCAAAAGGTTGTCTTCGAATTCAACGGAGACCTCGACTCCTTGTACGTTGGTAAAGAGGTCTGCAATTTGGCTAGTGCAAAAGTAAGTGAACCTTTACGTATTTTTCGATTTGTTGACGATAACTGTAAGCCAATTGCTGTCAGGTTCCGAAACTACAGTTCCGATGATCTAAAGTTCATCAAAGATGAGATTGCTCGTTTGTTGCGGGAGGGCATCATAGAACG GGTCCCTTTCGGAGTGACTAATGAAGTGGCTGTGTTTCAGAGATACATGGACTCTTTCATCGAGCGTGAAAATCTTGAAGGCACCCTTGCTTACTTAGATAACGTCACAATTTTGGGGGATGATCAACCACAACATGATAAACGATTGAAAGCTTTTATGAATGCTGCGGAGCGGCAAG GCAAAGCTTTATCGTCTTTTAATCAACTGAAAGCTGATTTGTTAAAAGCGTGCTTGTGGTGCATATATGAAGATGAACCGTTTATTATTGAGTGTGATACATCCAAATTTGCGATTGCAGCCATATTGAGTCAAAAAGGAAGGCCGGTTGCCTTTAACTCTCGAACACTCGGTAAGTCGGAATTAAGGCATCCGGCCGTAGAAAAAGAAGCGGCGGCGATTGTTGAAGCTGTAAGAAAATGGGGATATCTTTTGCATGGGAAAAGGTTTAAACTGATAACTGATCAAAACGCTTTGGCATACATTTTTCGGAAAAAtcataaaagtaaaattaagAATACAAAGTTACAATTGTGGAAACTAGAACTTTCCATATTTGACTATGAAATTGTTCATCGCCCAGGTGTAGAAAATGTGGCACCAGACGCATTGTCAAGAATTTGTGCTAGCAACGCTTGTTGTACAATGAGTCTAAGAGAAGTTCATACTCAATTGGGCCATCCTGGTGTTCGTCGATTACTTCATTTCATTCGCTCTAAATCTTTGCCTTTCTCTGTTGACGATGTGAAGAGAGAATGCGCCAATTGTCGACAATGTGCCCAAATAAAACCCAAAGCCACGACATTTGACCCTGCTGACGTATACTGTTCGTCCTTTAGTAGCATGGTGTTTTGA